In Phragmites australis chromosome 18, lpPhrAust1.1, whole genome shotgun sequence, the genomic window ctccataatggattttggtgacaaacaaaTGGCCGTGCCAACAAGAGTGATGaagagttgggctatgaacatCGCATCAACGgcatggctcacattcctaatagccttttcgctgcatgtatgtggggtgtgtctactaatcacaaaatagttctcatatttcagcatatgtgctcgtacgaagtaaggacaattcgggtgcttgatacatcTAACCTCATACTCTGTAAGGTTAGATTGGACACAATTGTgtcccttcttgtcattacaatatagttgctaataaagtggataaCCTCCCCCTATTACAGAACTGTTGCCCGACTTGGATGTTGATATTCTGATATCCCctgttagataaggtgttatactcaacgacggtATAATCCAGTAGCttagcaccatgaaagtactggatcgcagACACTGGGTCATCGTTGTcggtagcttcttcatcccccGTTACCactggcttcatcatccatgcatcctgcatctacctcaaaAGGATCCGCTCTAGCTTTCTCTCTACCAGAACTGCCCTCCCCAACATACCCTCCAttctcttcatgcatcacctgctagCCTGATCCTTCCATGGTAGTCACTGCATCATCTTACACTAGTCGTGGCACTATGTTTACATACACatccatatcaaagttctcctccaatgcttACATAAGTACAAAGCCCAtgtgttgttccttctcatcttgaACAACGTATAGACAATGATTGAGCTATTTGGAACAGGTTGTGACCGCACACCCTCCAGGATAAGAGTATGAAATTATTgattcacacgcaaaaggctccTAAAATGTGATTCCATGTCATCCAAGTCATTAGGTACCCCAACCGAACTCTCTTTGTGCtgacagttctgaattgttatgaGCCTCCCGTGCAAAATTACGAGATGTTCTCcgtaataaatatggaaagtcatatcgtatctgctaaacaaatgtacatctaataaaataactacttaaatGTATGTACGATACATAACTAATTATGcccctcgataaataataaataaattaacaatgcaaattaaatagtattATACTTAACAATGccaaatatttaagtaattaacaatgctaattaaatcattaatattaaatcctaatgaaataattattatttaatattgaattaaaatatcaATTAAACTAACACGAAACTtatattgaccaaatattcaatctcattatacATTGACTTCAAAATTATTTTGGAAGTTAGTTTTGCTAGGTTTTTTTACACCACATTTACTCTTCTAGAAGTCAGAAGAATGAGCATGCCGCTCTCAACCTAGGTGATCATCTCCTTTTTATAGTGAATATTACTATACCTATAGTTCCTAGCAAAATTTTAGTGCTGGCATTTGATActgcaagtattaattaaatacttaatttaagtacttactgtaactcgcgctactgctcctcctcatctcgagctgattctcctctcctcgctctgctgctactcctcacctcgcactgcttctcctctccacgTGCTGCGCtgttgcttctcctctcctctcctcccttgctCGCGCTACTTATCTCCTCTATGATCACGCTGCGACTCCTTACTAGCCCGCTCTCATTTTATAGCGAAACGCGGTAGCGTGTGGGTTTAAAAAACCGTCAAAAATGAAACAACTCGACACGACACGACCGTGCGCACTGAAAGGACCAAAACGACGTGACGTGAGCAGGGTCGGTATGTATTTGATACTTAAGATGCCAAATATGGCGAACAATACCTCAGGTACTGAATACAGGAGTTTTCAGTACCTCAAGTACCGGAATCGATATTTTGGtgtttgaggtaccgaatacatatgctagatttgtaaatataccgatatattatctattttaataaatacgcgACGTCTATTacctattttttggtttttttttcccGCTAGCTATGCCATGTAGTTAGCTATACGTGCGGTGTACAACTCATGTAACACTTCGACTATTCTAGTGAGCTCATGGTCTGGAAAATTCTCAATGTCCTCTTGCATCTTGGTGGACTGCATAGCATACATACACAGTATCTAGTCAAGTAAAGCACAATGTACACAAAGACAAGTTTGGTAGGATCTTCTAAGAATGTGACAGCCATCAACCATCATCTCGCTTGCATGGATGATTATATTCCTAGCTAAGACTTCTTATTTAATTATCATATTAAGATGTTCACATtctcaaaagaaaattattcacattctcaaaagaaaattaatgaAAACTAAGAGTAGTTTCTTGAATGATGATTTCATATTCTTACTTCTTATGTGTGCCATGAGTTACATACTTCCATGCACATACAGAAAAAAGgctgaattaaatttaaaatagtatTAAAAAATGGAGAAAAAACATCAAATAACTATGCTCCTTAAGACCTTAACcacctcctttttcttcttttcaccTCTAGCTACTACTTCCTCCTTTCAATAATATcagacatattttattttagctcGGTCTTCAAAGTTAAACTTTGATCATtgtttctcacaaaatatatagtttatatATACAAAACAAATATAGTGTGAAAGAGTTTTGATatatgaatctagttgtataacTTTTATATACTAAAGATatttataatttgactaattattaatcaaaatatataaagtatAACTTTTTATTAAAATACGTCTTGTATTTTTGAACGGAAGGAGTAGTAATTTTTGTGTGGATATTAGTCGTATGGAAGTATGGAAGCGGCGTGGGAGTAGAGCTTCGCCGAATTGAGTTATGAGGGAGAGTTTGGTTGGTTAGCGTAAGAGTTGAGTTAGGTTGGTCTTATCTGTTGTCTGGTTGTGTCTCTTGGTGTGAGTGTTAATTGTTGAGTTAAGATCGTATAATCGTTTTGGGGTAAAATGCCGGTTTTTCTCTCTGAAACCGTACATTTGTTAAGCTTTTTGTTCTGATTTCTCTTATAAACTGGATCaattatcttcttctttttaatatatgcTCGGCTCTAGCTCTAGCTTACCGtgatctttttaaaaaaatagttgtaTGGAACACACAGAGAATTAACCAGAGAAGCAGTGCCAATTAACAGAAGAACACTGCCAATTTAATTTATTAGAGAGGTTAACTGACTAATTAGAAGAGCTCAAGTTTGTTCCATGCCTCCTGCCCAAACGCAACGCTACTCCTCTGGTACTGGTAAGCACCGAAGAGGTCCTCGtacaccggcggcggcggcggctgaccCAGGCAGTCGTCCCACGGCGCCGGCTCCATCATGTCCTCCAGCCCCATCAGGAACATGGCCTCCGGCCGCCATTCCATGTCCATGATCTGGAACAGCGCCTCCTGGTCGCCGCTCGACGCCGAGTTAGAGACCGTAGAGTAAGACGTGGTCGGTGCCGAAACGACCGTGTTGGCGGCTGCGGCGCACGTCGACTTTGGTAACGGCGGCGGCAACTGCTGCTTGTCGCACAGTGGCACCACGATCTCGTCCGGGTGCATCATCGGCACCTCGTTGGTGCAGAAACCAGGCGACTTCCTGAGGAGCAGCTCATCCTCATCGTCGACGTTCTGGCTGGTCGTCGCCTCAGCGGCCGTCTTCTCCTGGTCCACTGGTGGTTCGCGCGCTTGTGGCGAGTCGCCGGTGGGCAGCGGACTCTGGCtatgctgctgttgctgctgcggAGAGGGTGAGAGGGGCTTGTGGGTGAGGGGGTCGATCcccatcttcttgagcttcttttTGATGCGCGTGTTCCAGTGgttcttgatctcgttgtcTGTCCGGCCTGGCAGGTGCGACGCAATCTTCGACCacctaacatatattttttttttcaaaaaaagacTTTTTAATTGAATTCCAACTAGTAAGGCACTGTACTTAGATATCTATGTACATGTACAGAAGTAGCAAATAGTAATTggatatgtatttttatatcTAGATCCACAATTGCACGAGCAACTTCAGgtagtttttatttatttttgaaaaattatttaatGTATCGGTATGGCACCTGTTGCCGAGCTGGGCGTGTAGGTCGATGACGAGCTTCTCCTCGGCCTCGGAGAGCAGGCCCCTCTTGAGGTCCGGCCGCAGGTAGTTCATCCACCGCAGCCGGCAGCTCTTCCCGCACCGCAGCAGCCCTGTTTTTCGCGCGAGACACGAAAATTCTGTCATCGAGAAATTCGTGAAACGGAGATGGTTATCCGCGGGATCCGGTAAGGATGAGTGACCAGGCATGCACGCACCGGCGAGCTTGGGCACGGCGCGCCAGCAGCACTGGCTGTTGCCGAGGATGAAGCTGATGAGCCTCTGGTCCTCCTCCGCTGTCCACGGCCCCTTATTTAGCCCCACCTTGTCGCAGCACGGCTGCCTCCCCATTGCTGTTGACCCACCGCCCTTGCACCCAGCTAAATTATCAGGTGATCAAGAAAGCTCGCTCAGAACCTGATCGATGGCGGCCAGCACAAGCTCTGTCTGACTGCGAGTTGAGATGGATAGAGGAGGAGCTAGTACTGAGGATTAAGGTGCAGTGCTCACCTGCCTTTATAAGGGGGCAGAGAGAGGAAGGTACAGGACAAGTAGCCAGCAGCTAACCACATGTGGTAATCACCAAGGGACGTCGATCGTGTCGCAAGCATACGTGCGTCTGACGTCGAGTTCAAGCatcctccttccttctcctagCTCCATGCACACGTGTCACGGTCGAGAGACTGAGCGGCGGGCCcgggaggcgtcggcagcgttAGCCTACGCGCCGCCCTGAGGCCTTGAGCTTCTGCTCATGGGTTCCTTTTGCTTGCGCTGCAATTGCAAGTGCTGCACTGCAAAGCTTCTGATTTTCCCTCTTGTCCCTAAGAAAAATTATCGCCGATTTATCCATCGATTTTTCACCGAGTTTTTCTACGCCGGAAGTTTCGCTTGGCCTCTAGTTTTATCtcgattttttttcatgtcCAGTTGGTCTGATTCGATTTGCGCGGCTGTTGTTTACTTGACCTCTGCAGAGTAAGTGTTCAGTCATTGTTCTAGATCTTCAGATGGGAAATAAGCAATGTCGACGGGATGTGCAGCCGCGTGTAGGATATTCAGCATCGACC contains:
- the LOC133898234 gene encoding transcription factor MYB20-like isoform X1, producing MGRQPCCDKVGLNKGPWTAEEDQRLISFILGNSQCCWRAVPKLAGACMPGHSSLPDPADNHLRFTNFSMTEFSCLARKTGLLRCGKSCRLRWMNYLRPDLKRGLLSEAEEKLVIDLHAQLGNRWSKIASHLPGRTDNEIKNHWNTRIKKKLKKMGIDPLTHKPLSPSPQQQQQHSQSPLPTGDSPQAREPPVDQEKTAAEATTSQNVDDEDELLLRKSPGFCTNEVPMMHPDEIVVPLCDKQQLPPPLPKSTCAAAANTVVSAPTTSYSTVSNSASSGDQEALFQIMDMEWRPEAMFLMGLEDMMEPAPWDDCLGQPPPPPVYEDLFGAYQYQRSSVAFGQEAWNKLELF
- the LOC133898234 gene encoding transcription factor MYB20-like isoform X2, which encodes MGRQPCCDKVGLNKGPWTAEEDQRLISFILGNSQCCWRAVPKLAGLLRCGKSCRLRWMNYLRPDLKRGLLSEAEEKLVIDLHAQLGNRWSKIASHLPGRTDNEIKNHWNTRIKKKLKKMGIDPLTHKPLSPSPQQQQQHSQSPLPTGDSPQAREPPVDQEKTAAEATTSQNVDDEDELLLRKSPGFCTNEVPMMHPDEIVVPLCDKQQLPPPLPKSTCAAAANTVVSAPTTSYSTVSNSASSGDQEALFQIMDMEWRPEAMFLMGLEDMMEPAPWDDCLGQPPPPPVYEDLFGAYQYQRSSVAFGQEAWNKLELF